A genomic window from Pecten maximus chromosome 2, xPecMax1.1, whole genome shotgun sequence includes:
- the LOC117314925 gene encoding xanthine dehydrogenase/oxidase-like has translation MATGGTLVFFVNGRKIEIERPNPETTLLHHLRQTLYLTGTKSACGQGACGACTVMISSYDITSKSIRHVSVNACLVPLCYLHGRAVTTVEGVGSSRTGLHAVQKGIVECQGFQCGFCTPGMVMTMYTLFRNNSNPTQEQMERVLEGNLCRCTGYRPIVDSFVDAKKNCPCGLGLCQQTTETSGSVVESTQQEGSSQDVIFPPELQLTESYHTGDVVFKGDRYTWYRPTTLTRMLQLKAAHQSAPVVMGCNSIGYIMRKGMLASDVIICGTNVKELACVETTPTGIRVGAGVTMASLEHTLKDLTGKIKGPANRSILEALNVLRWIGADQIRNTATIGGHVMSHAPNLDLQVFLMAAGAELEFISEGKGTRQCKMDDDFINNGYSHVGGEEILASITIPYTRENEYIFGMKQPHRRGFDYGIVTCGLFVELDTSQEAVRTMRLAFGGVDKKPVLALSAAKNSVGKAWSEEIVQGVCGDLIVELNNAHYDNIKFRLTLACSFFFKFFLFVQEQLKKTDLPYSYNDTGLPYVPVSGTQVYDVPSEDGNRIIWKPVPNVSSEYITTGEAQFVDDIPSFQSELFAVPVTSKHAHARIVSVDTSRALALPGVVDYINCSDVPGNNKFGEVVPDGTLFAEDEVFCYGQIIGAILAESRTAGAKAVQLVDVTYEKMDAIFTIEEALEKKEFFEGVHKIDVGDLESTRKTASQCVEGSCSTGVQEHMYIETQSALVVPKLEQHELEVFTSTQILTITQRILSEFLNIPRNRLTLKVKRVGGAFGGKQGDAVAVAGIAAVGAWKTKRPVRCVWDRTTDVQITGKRHPSKTVYKVYFNDDGQIQGLDAKFYINAGYSQDCSPFVVKVGMWFLNGCYNIPNIKSEGYMCKTNLPSNTAFRGFGAPQMLFAVEHILQHVATHLGMSPDQVRQVNLIRQGALTVSRQVVPDENMLRCWTECRADSLYDQRKQEIATYNRTNRWRKRGMCLIPIMFGVGYAPLHANQAGALVLVYLDGSVLLTHGGVEMGQGVHTKMIQVAATELDIPREKIIISEVSTGTVPNTSESGGTQVADLNAGAIKNACVKIRDRLEPFRKANPEGTWEDWVNAAYIERVSLSATGIFKSREEGFDFDTNTGVHANYFTYGAACTEVEIDCLTGEHQVRRVDIVMDVGKSLNPAIDVGQIEGGFVMGYGLMTMEQMQITEDGRIKASGPLEYKVPCVRNIPREFKVKLLQNSETVKTVYSSKGVGEPPLLLASSVFFAIKEAVQSSRAEVGLTDDYPLKCPATAERIRMACQDKIIDRCQQAEMKPGSSPLVAI, from the exons ATGGCGACAGGGGGTACGCTCGTCTTCTTCGTCAACGGCAGAAAG ATTGAGATTGAACGCCCAAATCCAGAGACAACCCTGTTACACCATCTCCGCCAGACTC TATACCTCACGGGGACTAAGTCAGCATGTGGTCAGGGCGCGTGCGGCGCGTGCACTGTCATGATCTCCTCTTATGACATCACTAGCAAGTCGATAAG ACATGTATCTGTGAACGCCTGTCTCGTGCCTCTGTGTTATCTTCACGGCCGAGCGGTCACTACCGTGGAGGGCGTAGGTAGTTCTCGGACAGGACTGCACGCAGTTCAG aaaggTATAGTAGAGTGTCAAGGATTCCAATGCGGCTTTTGTACGCCCGGGATGGTTATGACGATGTATACTCTGTTTAGGAACAATTCGAACCCTACCCAGGAACAGATGGAGAGAGTGCTAGAAG GAAACTTGTGTCGATGCACTGGCTACCGTCCTATAGTTGATTCATTCGTGGATGCCAAAAAG AACTGCCCCTGTGGACTAGGTTTATGTCAGCAAACTACTGAGACGTCTGGAAGCGTTGTTGAATCTACCCAGCAGGAGGGTTCCTCTCAAGATGTCATATTTCCACCGgaactacag CTGACAGAATCCTACCACACGGGAGATGTCGTCTTCAAAGGGGACCGATATACCTGGTACCGTCCCACAACTCTGACCAGAATGCTACAATTGAAGGCAGCTCACCAGTCCGCTCCCGTCGTCATGGGCTGTAACAGTATAG gatatatTATGCGGAAGGGGATGCTCGCCTCCGACGTGATCATCTGTGGAACCAACGTGAAGGAGCTAGCTTGTGTAGAGACAACACCGACTGGGATTCGAGTCGGCGCGGGGGTTACCATGGCATCCCTAGAACACACACTCAAAGACCTCACTGGCAAAATCAAAG GTCCTGCAAACAGAAGTATTTTAGAAGCCCTGAACGTTCTGCGCTGGATAGGTGCGGACCAAATCCGAAACACAGCG ACTATAGGAGGTCACGTGATGAGTCACGCACCCAATTTAGACCTGCAAGTATTCCTGATGGCGGCCGGAGCGGAACTGGAGTTTATATCGGAAG GAAAGGGCACGCGTCAATGTAAGATGGACGACGACTTTATCAACAATGGGTATAGTCACGTGGGTGGTGAGGAAATCTTGGCATCAATCACCATACCTTATACGAGAGAG AACGAATACATTTTCGGTATGAAGCAGCCCCACCGTCGCGGGTTCGACTATGGCATAGTAACTTGTGGACTGTTTGTGGAGCTTGACACCTCTCAGGAAGCTGTTCGAACGATGAGGCTAGCCTTCGGAGGCGTCGACAAGAAACCTGTGTTGGCGTTATCAGCCGCCAAGAATTCGGTCGGAAA GGCCTGGTCAGAAGAAATAGTGCAAGGGGTATGTGGAGACCTGATAGTGGAGCTCAACAACGCTCACTATGACAATATCAAGTTCCGACTTACTCTTGCATGCAGCTTCTTCTTCAAGTTTTTCTTGTTTGTACAGGAGCAATTGAAG AAAACGGATTTGCCATACTCTTATAATGATACAGGGTTGCCCTACGTCCCTGTGTCAGGTACACAAGTGTATGACGTTCCCAGCGAAGACGGTAACAGGATTATATGGAAACCCGTGCCGAATGTCTCTTCCGAGTACATCACGACAGGAGAGGCTCAGTTTGTGGACGACATTCCTTCATTTCAAA GTGAACTTTTTGCTGTCCCGGTCACCAGTAAGCATGCACATGCGCGGATCGTATCTGTTGACACGTCACGTGCGCTGGCACTTCCTGGTGTGGTGGACTACATCAATTGCTCTGATGTACCCGGTAATAACAAATTCGGTGAAGTTGTACCTGACGGAACATTATTTGCTGAAGATGAG GTATTCTGCTATGGCCAGATAATAGGAGCAATCCTGGCTGAGAGCCGAACTGCAGGCGCCAAGGCAGTCCAGCTGGTGGATGTCACATACGAGAAGATGGACGCTATCTTTACCATTGAG GAGGCACTGGAGAAGAAGGAATTCTTTGAGGGAGTACATAAGATTGATGTTGGTGACCTAGAAAGTACCCGGAAGACTGCTAGTCAGTGTGTAGAGGGGTCGTGTTCCACAGGCGTACAGGAACATATGTACATAGAGACCCAGTCCGCATTGGTGGTACCCAAACTTGAACAGCACGAACTGGAAGTGTTTACGTCCACGCAGATTCTTACTATAACACAG CGAATCCTGTCTGAATTCCTAAATATACCTCGGAACAGATTGACGTTAAAAGTGAAACGAGTTG GCGGAGCATTTGGCGGGAAACAGGGGGATGCTGTAGCAGTGGCCGGAATAGCGGCCGTGGGAGCGTGGAA GACGAAGCGCCCAGTTCGCTGTGTGTGGGATAGGACGACAGATGTTCAGATAACTGGGAAGAGACACCCTTCCAAAACAGTATACAAG GTCTACTTCAATGACGACGGTCAAATTCAAGGGTTGGATGCGAAATTTTATATCAACGCCGGATATTCGCAGGATTGCAGTcctttt GTAGTAAAAGTTGGCATGTGGTTCCTGAACGGCTGCTACAACATACCGAACATAAAGAGTGAAGGATACATGTGTAAAACTAATCTGCCTTCCAATACAGCTTTTCGGGGCTTCGGAGCACCGCAGATGTTGTTTGCGGTAGAACACATTTTGCAACATGTTGCAACACATCTCGGAATGTCACCTGATCAG gTGCGGCAAGTGAATCTGATACGACAGGGAGCTTTGACTGTCTCTCGACAGGTAGTGCCAGACGAAAACATGTTGCGGTGCTGGACGGAGTGTCGAGCTGATAGTTTGTATGACCAACGGAAACAGGAGATAGCAACTTATAATAG GACAAACCGATGGAGGAAACGAGGGATGTGTTTAATACCTATCATGTTCGGAGTTGGTTATGCTCCTTTGCATGCAAATCAG GCAGGGGCTTTAGTGCTGGTGTACTTGGACGGGTCTGTCTTACTAACCCATGGTGGTGTGGAAATGGGTCAAGGTGTCCATACCAAGATGATCCAA GTTGCCGCAACTGAGCTGGATATACCACGGGAGAAGATTATCATCAGTGAAGTAAGCACAGGAACAGTGCCAAATACATCCGAGTCTGGGGGGACACAAGTGGCTGACCTCAACGCCGGCGCCATCAAG aACGCTTGTGTTAAGATCCGGGACCGCCTAGAACCGTTCAGAAAAGCGAATCCAGAAGGTACATGGGAAGACTGG GTGAATGCAGCCTATATTGAGCGTGTCAGTCTATCAGCTACAGGTATTTTCAA GTCTAGAGAGGAAGGCTTTGACTTTGACACAAACACTGGAGTACATGCCAACTACTTTACGTACGGTGCAGCTTGTACTGAGGTGGAAATTGACTGTCTTACTGGCGAGCACCAG GTACGACGTGTGGACATCGTGATGGACGTCGGTAAGAGTCTCAACCCTGCCATAGATGTCGGCCAGATCGAAGGAGGATTCGTCATG